The genomic stretch TACAAACATCACCATCGACAACAAAGCAATAACACCTGTAATTGATACACAAGACTTCGCTAAAGTAACAGTCTCAGGCAACAGTGTCAGTTTATCCGTTGTCAAAAATTAAAACATGTTAAACATACAATGCGTTAGGCTATTGAGAAGCTCTCGATAGTCTTAAAGGGGGCTTAACATGCCCCTTTTTTCATTTCAATTTAACTTTCAGTTAGCTTCGGTACATGCCGTCTATCCCCGTCTTTTATCTGGGTGAAGTAAGGGCAGCTCGCCCCTTCTGAACCTGTTCCATTTGCTCAACGCAAAAGGTGTGCATCACTGTCTTAAAAATGTTAAAACAAATAGCAGATGGTGCACTTTATTTTTAGATGAGGCATGCTTACGCTCGATATGCAAGTCAAATGATTAAGGGTCTGCAAGAGAGAGAAGTTTTGGGTGTACTTTCATAAAAGAGGGATGGCTTCATATAGCTCGATTGCATCAGGAAGATTAGCCAACGATTGGCCGAGAACAACACATCACTTTGAAACGGATTCATTCCAAAATCATAAGTATGATCCAATAACTAATAAAGATCAGTTAGCAGTCCAGCCTTAAAAATATTTTTACATCAATTAAACTAGCATCACTATCGAATAAGCTCGATCTGCATATCATGTACTATCCTCTTTTAAGGAAGGTGATGTTATGAGGTCATTTCCATTAATCGTAGTTCTATTCATCCTATTAATCATCGTTGGGACATCTTTCTTTGGTGGCTATTAAGAACACACCTTACCTCATATCCATCAGACGCCATAAGAAATCTTTATGGCGTCTGTTTTTTATTAGATTTAAACAAAACCATTAAAGTGGGCCATGCAAACACACCTATGGAGATTACTGCCACGACTTCTTTGTGAGGGAATTATTCTTCCCTTTATGGACTAT from Bacillus subtilis subsp. subtilis str. 168 encodes the following:
- the yrpDX gene encoding expressed polypeptide of unknown function (Evidence 1a: Function from experimental evidences in the studied strain; PubMedId: 20709900), yielding MRSFPLIVVLFILLIIVGTSFFGGY